A single genomic interval of Cucumis sativus cultivar 9930 chromosome 7, Cucumber_9930_V3, whole genome shotgun sequence harbors:
- the LOC101222455 gene encoding alpha-1,3/1,6-mannosyltransferase ALG2, which yields MRIAIIHPDLGIGGAERLIVDAAVELASQGHNVHIFTSHHDKHRCFEETIAGTFPVTVYGDFLPRHIFYRLHAVCAYLRCIFVTLCMLFMWPSFDVVLADQVSVVVPILKLKRSSKVVFYCHFPDLLLAKHTTILRRLYRKPIDLIEELTTGMADLILVNSKFTASTFAKTFKHLDARGVRPSVLYPAVNVDQFDEPHSSKLSFLSINRFERKKNIELAISAFAKLGTLDGCTLQDYNVADVSLVIAGGFDKRLRENVEYLEELKNLAEREGVSERVTFITSCSTLERNALLSQCLCVLYTPKDEHFGIVPLEAMAAYKPVIACNSGGPVETIKHGTTGFLCSPNSQEFSVAMAKLVQDRAMGARMGKEARQHIVNSFSTKIFGQQLNQYVVDVARLKRD from the exons ATGAGGATCGCCATAATCCACCCAGACCTTGGTATAG GTGGAGCTGAGAGATTGATTGTAGATGCTGCCGTTGAACTTGCTTCGCAAGGACACAACGTCCATATTTTTACATCACACCACGACAAACATCGGTGCTTTGAGGAGACCATTGCTG GAACATTTCCAGTTACTGTGTATGGTGATTTCCTACCTCGCCACATCTTTTACCGTCTTCATGCAGTTTGTGCATACCTACGGTGTATTTTTGTCACTCTTTGCATGCTGTTCATGTGGCCATCATTTGATGTCGTACTAGCAGATCAGGTTTCTGTTGTTGTTCCAATACTTAAACTGAAAAGGTCATCAAAG GTTGTATTTTATTGTCATTTTCCGGATCTCTTACTGGCCAAGCACACGACAATTTTGAGGAGGCTGTATAGAAAACCCATAGACTTAATTGAAGAACTGACAACCG GAATGGCAGATCTGATATTAGTTAATAGCAAATTTACTGCATCCACTTTTGCCAAGACATTCAAACATCTTGATGCACGAGGAGTTCGACCTTCTGTTCTCTATCCAGCGGTTAATGTAGATCAGTTTGATGAGCCCCATTCTTCTAA GTTGAGTTTTCTTTCTATCAACCGTtttgaaaggaagaaaaacattgaATTAGCTATCTCAGCCTTCGCCAAGCTTGGCACACTTGATGGATGCACTCTTCAAGATTATAATGTAGCTGATGTTTCCTTGGTCATTGCTG GAGGTTTCGATAAACGGCTTAGAGAGAATGTTGAATACTTGGAGGAGCTCAAGAATTTAGCCGAAAGAGAAGGTGTATCAGAACGTGTTACCTTCATCACATCCTGCTCAACACTCGAAAGAAACGCGCTCCTTTCCCAATGCCTGTGTGTTCTCTACACGCCGAAG GATGAGCATTTTGGCATTGTTCCTTTGGAAGCCATGGCAGCTTACAAGCCAGTTATTGCATGCAACAGTGGGGGTCCAGTTGAGACAATAAAACATGGCACCACAGGATTTCTTTGTTCGCCTAATTCTCAAGAGTTCTCTGTGGCAATGGCGAAACTCGTTCAGGATCGTGCCATGGGAGCAAGAATGGGTAAGGAAGCCCGACAACACATTGTCAATTCTTTCTCTACAAAGATATTTGGTCAGCAACTGAATCAATACGTTGTGGATGTCGCTCGACTTAAGAGAGACTGA
- the LOC101210583 gene encoding transmembrane protein 45B, with protein sequence MGQLVPHVASGFAFTLLGLWHTVNTIKTYNLKGSSNFKVRFWYPLDQPFSKFKYLELIFVFSFSIIAIFRQFWDFPFVHLSFKVINLEHASMFLHLAIFSACVFSQELFLLHFHSADHNGIEGHYHWLLQVIVFASLVSVIVAACCPSNFPAALILSLLVVLQGCWFMNMGFMLWVPNLVPKGCSMRVMDNGKDEMLGAVICASEEADMRARALANLQFSWILAGILIFTGIISIKCTKSENCSSKIQLTDYEQL encoded by the exons ATGGGGCAATTAGTACCTCATGTAGCATCCGGTTTTGCATTCACTCTTCTTGGCCTTTGGCATACTGTGAATACGATCAAAACCTACAATCTCAAAGGctcttcaaatttcaaagtacGATTTTGGTATCCTCTCGACCAACCTTTTTCCAAATTCAAGTACTTGGAGCTCATTTTCGTGTTCTCTTTTTCGATCATTGCAATTTTCAGACAATTTTGGGACTTCCCTTTTGTTCATTTGTCTTTCAAAGTCATCAACTTGGAGCACGCTAGCATGTTCCTACACCTTGCCATATTTTCAG CCTGTGTTTTCAGTCAGGAGTTATTCTTGCTCCATTTCCACTCAGCTGACCATAATGGCATCGAAGGTCATTACCATTGGCTCTTGCAAGTGATAGTGTTCGCGTCTCTTGTGTCAGTAATCGTAGCTGCTTGTTGTCCTAGCAACTTCCCTGCAGCTcttattctttcattattGGTTGTTTTGCAAGGGTGTTGGTTTATGAACATGGGGTTCATGCTATGGGTTCCAAACTTAGTTCCCAAGGGCTGCAGTATGAGGGTGATGGACAACGGCAAAGATGAAATGCTTGGAGCAGTCATTTGTGCCTCTGAAGAAGCTGATATGAGGGCACGGGCACTCGCCAACCTCCAATTCAGCTGGATACTAGCAGGAATTCTTATATTTACTGGAATTATAAGCATCAAATGTACTAAATCTGAAAATTGCAGCTCGAAGATCCAGTTAACGGACTATGAGCAGCTTTGA
- the LOC101222929 gene encoding uncharacterized protein LOC101222929 isoform X1: MKAMATLQDLIQEAKLRTVWWALCIFAISYFLTHTSKSMWMNVPLAILLVSALRILFNEVEFHRKIRPIHQQTYLSHLEKKQLSVNDSRLSSALPPPRWKRKIDSPAVEAAMKDFIDKILKDFVVDLWYSEITPDKEFPEQIHALIMDALGEIAVRVKEINLVDLLTRDVVDLVGDHLDLFRRNQAAIGVDVMGTLSSEERDERLKHHLMASKELHPALVSPESEYKVLQRLMSGLLTSVLRPRETQCPVVRSIARELLTCLVVQPLMNFASPGCINELIECIVLATRAENDSVIGGQQQTYSSDHDKDRSSTAGFVHDEDMNQRNSSLNPGSGSELTKFNNKKEISSDYMFQDEPLQMRHGDWGRALNAATQRRTEVLMPENLENMWTKGRNYKKKENKIIKVGASELMASTKNYGTSIMQPATKTTVRDEMSTGKHHSSAGPEEKAIVRRTPVRQSDLLLTSKPGDENKIAFQSSLELQKDSSVDGKFIANELKDVDNLTPTPASANKIQLKRSNSTSALKTEVSVEKTSAEGGRSIISDFYGPNFGKHVEDPLSKGSSDMVIQKEGLLVPKLRSRVMGAYFEKLGSKSFAVYSIAVTDANNRTWFVKRRYRNFERLHRHLKDIPNYTLHLPPKRIFSSSTEDAFVHQRCIQLDKYLQELLSIANVAEQHEVWDFLSVSSKNYSFGKSSSVMRTLAVNVDDAMDDIVRQFKGVSDGLMRKVVGSTSPDEACASSNYDRKFSFNSADLSRHVSAQYNIEIANNMSDEEGDQIESKKCEKVSGWHSDNELNSKSFPPRVIKRGKESDRLVVDKKNSLELRSGTSHGGLSQISNHMEDPEGMPPEWTPPNVSVPLLNLVDKIFQLNRRGWIRRQVLWISKQILQLIMEDAIDDWIVRQIHWLRREDIIAQGIRWVQDVLWPNGIFFIQLRNGQSEDDDSQSTTSRTDGGKSPKPGSFELQLEAARRASDVKKMLFGGAPTPLVSLIGHNQYKRCAKDIYYFTQSTICVKQLGYGLLELLLVSLFPELRNLILEIHGKSHVSQPV, encoded by the exons ATGAAGGCCATGGCGACCTTGCAGGATCTAATCCAGGAGGCTAAACTTCGAACGGTTTGGTGGGCTTTGTGTATTTTCGCgatttcatactttttgaCTC ATACTAGTAAGTCAATGTGGATGAATGTGCCCCTAGCAATTCTATTAGTTTCTGCACTACGCATCCTGTTCAATGAGGTAGAGTTTCATAGAAAGATCCGACCTATTCATCAACAGACATACTTATCTCACCTGGAGAAGAAGCAGTTATCTGTTAATGACTCGCGCCTGTCTTCAGCACTTCCTCCACCAagatggaaaaggaaaattgattCTCCTGCTGTGGAAGCTGCAATGAAGGATTTCATAGATAAAATACTGAAGGATTTTGTGGTTGACTTATGGTATTCAGAAATAACCCCAGATAAAGAGTTTCCTGAGCAGATACATGCGTTAATCATGGACGCCCTTGGTGAGATAGCAGTTAGGGTGAAGGAGATAAACCTTGTTGACTTGCTCACTAG GGATGTTGTTGATTTAGTAGGTGATCACTTGGACCTTTTTAGAAGAAACCAAGCTGCCATTGGTGTTGATGTTATGGGAACGCTGTCTTCTGAGGAGAGAGACGAAAGGTTGAAACACCATCTTATGGCTTCGAAGGAGCTTCATCCAGCATTGGTGTCTCCTGAGAGTGAGTACAAG GTCCTTCAACGGCTCATGAGTGGACTGTTGACTTCAGTACTGAGACCAAGAGAAACCCAATGTCCTGTTGTTCGATCCATTGCTCGAGAACTTTTGACATGTTTGGTGGTGCAACCTCTTATGAATTTTGCAAGTCCTGG GTGCATAAATGAGCTGATTGAATGTATAGTCCTTGCCACTAGAGCTGAGAACGACTCTGTGATAGGCGGTCAACAACAAACTTATTCTTCAGATCATGACAAAGACCGTTCTTCTACTGCTGGATTCGTACATGATGAAGATATGAACCAAAGGAACTCATCTTTAAATCCTGGGAGTGGTTCAGAGCTCaccaaatttaacaataaaaaagaaataagttcAGATTACATGTTCCAGGATGAGCCTTTGCAAATGAGACATGGTGATTGGGGCCGTGCATTGAATGCAGCTACCCAAAGGAGAACTGAGGTTCTTATGCCCGAAAATCTTGAAAACATGTGGACTAAAGGACGAAAttataagaagaaagaaaataagatcATTAAAGTAGGAGCTTCTGAGCTTATGGCTTCAACAAAGAATTATGGAACAAGTATCATGCAGCCTGCAACAAAAACAACAGTGAGGGATGAAATGTCGACTGGCAAGCATCATTCATCTGCTGGGCCAGAAGAAAAGGCAATAGTTAGGAGAACACCTGTAAGACAGTCTGATCTACTTTTGACCTCCAAACCAGGTGATGAGAATAAAATTGCTTTTCAGTCTTCTTTGGAACTTCAGAAGGATTCATCTGTCGATGGCAAGTTTATTGCTAATGAACTAAAGGATGTAGACAATCTTACTCCTACTCCTGCTAGtgcaaacaaaattcaactcAAGAGATCGAATAGTACTTCTGCTTTGAAAACTGAAGTTAGTGTAGAAAAAACTTCTGCAGAAGGTGGAAGATCTATTATATCAGATTTCTATGGTCCCAATTTTGGCAAGCACGTTGAAGACCCCCTTTCTAAGGGTTCCTCGGATATGGTGATCCAAAAAGAAGGTCTACTTGTTCCCAAACTTAGAAGTCGG GTAATGGGCGCATACTTTGAGAAGCTTGGTTCAAAATCTTTTGCTGTGTATTCAATAGCTGTTACAGATGCAAATAACAGAACCTGGTTTGTCAAGAGAAG GTACCGGAATTTTGAGCGACTTCATCGACATCTTAAAGATATTCCTAACTATACACTGCACCTGCCTCCCAAACGAATATTTTCATCAAGCACAGAAGATGCTTTTGTTCACCAACGTTGCATTCAACTTGACAAATATTTGCAG GAGCTATTATCAATTGCAAATGTTGCCGAGCAGCATGAAGTATGGGACTTTTTAAGTGTTTCCTCAAAG aACTATTCGTTTGGAAAATCTTCCTCAGTGATGAGAACATTGGCAG TCAATGTGGATGATGCTATGGATGATATTGTACGCCAGTTTAAAGGGGTTTCAGATGGTTTGATGCGTAAAGTTGTTGGTTCAACCTCACCTGACGAAGCTTGTGCCTCATCAAATTATGACCGGAAGTTTTCGTTTAATTCCGCAGACTTGAGCAGACATGTTTCTGCACAATATAATATAGAAATAGCTAATAACATGTCTGACGAGGAAGGTGACcaaattgaaagtaaaaaatgtgaaaaggTTAGTGGATGGCATTCAGACAATGAATTAAACTCTAAGAGCTTTCCTCCACGTGTGATCAAACGTGGTAAAGAGTCAGATAGATTAGTTGTTGACAAGAAGAATAGTCTAGAATTGAGGTCTGGGACCAGCCATGGAGGACTttcacaaatttcaaatcatatGGAAGATCCAGAAGGGATGCCGCCAGAG TGGACTCCACCTAATGTCAGCGTACCTCTTCTAAATCTGGTGGACAAGATATTTCAGCTTAATAGGAGAGGCTGGATAAG gAGGCAGGTCCTTTGgatatcaaaacaaatattacaGTTAATTATGGAAGATGCCATTGATGACTGGATTGTCAGGCAAATACACTGGCTACGGAGAGAGGATATCATTGCTCAGGGTATTCGATGGGTCCAAGAT GTTCTGTGGCCAAATGGAATATTCTTCATACAGTTACGGAATGGTCAAAGTGAAGATGATGATTCTCAATCAACTACCAGCCGAACTGATGGAGGCAAAAGCCCAAAGCCTGGATCTTTTGAGCTGCAGCTTGAGGCTGCTCGCAGAGCTAGCGATGTCAAGAAAATGCTTTTTG GTGGGGCTCCAACACCGTTGGTAAGCTTGATAGGGCACAACCAATACAAAAGATGTGCAAAAGATATTTACTACTTCACTCAG TCTACCATCTGTGTGAAGCAACTTGGGTATGGATTACTCGAACTATTGCTCGTATCACTTTTCCCCGAGCTACGCAATTTAATTCTGGAGATTCATGGTAAGTCACACGTCTCACAACCCGTTTAG
- the LOC101222929 gene encoding uncharacterized protein LOC101222929 isoform X2 produces the protein MKAMATLQDLIQEAKLRTVWWALCIFAISYFLTHTSKSMWMNVPLAILLVSALRILFNEVEFHRKIRPIHQQTYLSHLEKKQLSVNDSRLSSALPPPRWKRKIDSPAVEAAMKDFIDKILKDFVVDLWYSEITPDKEFPEQIHALIMDALGEIAVRVKEINLVDLLTRDVVDLVGDHLDLFRRNQAAIGVDVMGTLSSEERDERLKHHLMASKELHPALVSPESEYKVLQRLMSGLLTSVLRPRETQCPVVRSIARELLTCLVVQPLMNFASPGCINELIECIVLATRAENDSVIGGQQQTYSSDHDKDRSSTAGFVHDEDMNQRNSSLNPGSGSELTKFNNKKEISSDYMFQDEPLQMRHGDWGRALNAATQRRTEVLMPENLENMWTKGRNYKKKENKIIKVGASELMASTKNYGTSIMQPATKTTVRDEMSTGKHHSSAGPEEKAIVRRTPVRQSDLLLTSKPGDENKIAFQSSLELQKDSSVDGKFIANELKDVDNLTPTPASANKIQLKRSNSTSALKTEVSVEKTSAEGGRSIISDFYGPNFGKHVEDPLSKGSSDMVIQKEGLLVPKLRSRVMGAYFEKLGSKSFAVYSIAVTDANNRTWFVKRRYRNFERLHRHLKDIPNYTLHLPPKRIFSSSTEDAFVHQRCIQLDKYLQELLSIANVAEQHEVWDFLSVSSKNYSFGKSSSVMRTLAVNVDDAMDDIVRQFKGVSDGLMRKVVGSTSPDEACASSNYDRKFSFNSADLSRHVSAQYNIEIANNMSDEEGDQIESKKCEKVSGWHSDNELNSKSFPPRVIKRGKESDRLVVDKKNSLELRSGTSHGGLSQISNHMEDPEGMPPEWTPPNVSVPLLNLVDKIFQLNRRGWIRRQVLWISKQILQLIMEDAIDDWIVRQIHWLRREDIIAQGIRWVQDVLWPNGIFFIQLRNGQSEDDDSQSTTSRTDGGKSPKPGSFELQLEAARRASDVKKMLFGGAPTPLVSLIGHNQYKRCAKDIYYFTQSTICVKQLGYGLLELLLVSLFPELRNLILEIHAFRFPQF, from the exons ATGAAGGCCATGGCGACCTTGCAGGATCTAATCCAGGAGGCTAAACTTCGAACGGTTTGGTGGGCTTTGTGTATTTTCGCgatttcatactttttgaCTC ATACTAGTAAGTCAATGTGGATGAATGTGCCCCTAGCAATTCTATTAGTTTCTGCACTACGCATCCTGTTCAATGAGGTAGAGTTTCATAGAAAGATCCGACCTATTCATCAACAGACATACTTATCTCACCTGGAGAAGAAGCAGTTATCTGTTAATGACTCGCGCCTGTCTTCAGCACTTCCTCCACCAagatggaaaaggaaaattgattCTCCTGCTGTGGAAGCTGCAATGAAGGATTTCATAGATAAAATACTGAAGGATTTTGTGGTTGACTTATGGTATTCAGAAATAACCCCAGATAAAGAGTTTCCTGAGCAGATACATGCGTTAATCATGGACGCCCTTGGTGAGATAGCAGTTAGGGTGAAGGAGATAAACCTTGTTGACTTGCTCACTAG GGATGTTGTTGATTTAGTAGGTGATCACTTGGACCTTTTTAGAAGAAACCAAGCTGCCATTGGTGTTGATGTTATGGGAACGCTGTCTTCTGAGGAGAGAGACGAAAGGTTGAAACACCATCTTATGGCTTCGAAGGAGCTTCATCCAGCATTGGTGTCTCCTGAGAGTGAGTACAAG GTCCTTCAACGGCTCATGAGTGGACTGTTGACTTCAGTACTGAGACCAAGAGAAACCCAATGTCCTGTTGTTCGATCCATTGCTCGAGAACTTTTGACATGTTTGGTGGTGCAACCTCTTATGAATTTTGCAAGTCCTGG GTGCATAAATGAGCTGATTGAATGTATAGTCCTTGCCACTAGAGCTGAGAACGACTCTGTGATAGGCGGTCAACAACAAACTTATTCTTCAGATCATGACAAAGACCGTTCTTCTACTGCTGGATTCGTACATGATGAAGATATGAACCAAAGGAACTCATCTTTAAATCCTGGGAGTGGTTCAGAGCTCaccaaatttaacaataaaaaagaaataagttcAGATTACATGTTCCAGGATGAGCCTTTGCAAATGAGACATGGTGATTGGGGCCGTGCATTGAATGCAGCTACCCAAAGGAGAACTGAGGTTCTTATGCCCGAAAATCTTGAAAACATGTGGACTAAAGGACGAAAttataagaagaaagaaaataagatcATTAAAGTAGGAGCTTCTGAGCTTATGGCTTCAACAAAGAATTATGGAACAAGTATCATGCAGCCTGCAACAAAAACAACAGTGAGGGATGAAATGTCGACTGGCAAGCATCATTCATCTGCTGGGCCAGAAGAAAAGGCAATAGTTAGGAGAACACCTGTAAGACAGTCTGATCTACTTTTGACCTCCAAACCAGGTGATGAGAATAAAATTGCTTTTCAGTCTTCTTTGGAACTTCAGAAGGATTCATCTGTCGATGGCAAGTTTATTGCTAATGAACTAAAGGATGTAGACAATCTTACTCCTACTCCTGCTAGtgcaaacaaaattcaactcAAGAGATCGAATAGTACTTCTGCTTTGAAAACTGAAGTTAGTGTAGAAAAAACTTCTGCAGAAGGTGGAAGATCTATTATATCAGATTTCTATGGTCCCAATTTTGGCAAGCACGTTGAAGACCCCCTTTCTAAGGGTTCCTCGGATATGGTGATCCAAAAAGAAGGTCTACTTGTTCCCAAACTTAGAAGTCGG GTAATGGGCGCATACTTTGAGAAGCTTGGTTCAAAATCTTTTGCTGTGTATTCAATAGCTGTTACAGATGCAAATAACAGAACCTGGTTTGTCAAGAGAAG GTACCGGAATTTTGAGCGACTTCATCGACATCTTAAAGATATTCCTAACTATACACTGCACCTGCCTCCCAAACGAATATTTTCATCAAGCACAGAAGATGCTTTTGTTCACCAACGTTGCATTCAACTTGACAAATATTTGCAG GAGCTATTATCAATTGCAAATGTTGCCGAGCAGCATGAAGTATGGGACTTTTTAAGTGTTTCCTCAAAG aACTATTCGTTTGGAAAATCTTCCTCAGTGATGAGAACATTGGCAG TCAATGTGGATGATGCTATGGATGATATTGTACGCCAGTTTAAAGGGGTTTCAGATGGTTTGATGCGTAAAGTTGTTGGTTCAACCTCACCTGACGAAGCTTGTGCCTCATCAAATTATGACCGGAAGTTTTCGTTTAATTCCGCAGACTTGAGCAGACATGTTTCTGCACAATATAATATAGAAATAGCTAATAACATGTCTGACGAGGAAGGTGACcaaattgaaagtaaaaaatgtgaaaaggTTAGTGGATGGCATTCAGACAATGAATTAAACTCTAAGAGCTTTCCTCCACGTGTGATCAAACGTGGTAAAGAGTCAGATAGATTAGTTGTTGACAAGAAGAATAGTCTAGAATTGAGGTCTGGGACCAGCCATGGAGGACTttcacaaatttcaaatcatatGGAAGATCCAGAAGGGATGCCGCCAGAG TGGACTCCACCTAATGTCAGCGTACCTCTTCTAAATCTGGTGGACAAGATATTTCAGCTTAATAGGAGAGGCTGGATAAG gAGGCAGGTCCTTTGgatatcaaaacaaatattacaGTTAATTATGGAAGATGCCATTGATGACTGGATTGTCAGGCAAATACACTGGCTACGGAGAGAGGATATCATTGCTCAGGGTATTCGATGGGTCCAAGAT GTTCTGTGGCCAAATGGAATATTCTTCATACAGTTACGGAATGGTCAAAGTGAAGATGATGATTCTCAATCAACTACCAGCCGAACTGATGGAGGCAAAAGCCCAAAGCCTGGATCTTTTGAGCTGCAGCTTGAGGCTGCTCGCAGAGCTAGCGATGTCAAGAAAATGCTTTTTG GTGGGGCTCCAACACCGTTGGTAAGCTTGATAGGGCACAACCAATACAAAAGATGTGCAAAAGATATTTACTACTTCACTCAG TCTACCATCTGTGTGAAGCAACTTGGGTATGGATTACTCGAACTATTGCTCGTATCACTTTTCCCCGAGCTACGCAATTTAATTCTGGAGATTCATG CATTCAGGTTCCCTCAGTTTTGA
- the LOC101222694 gene encoding uncharacterized protein LOC101222694, whose translation MEEEKKPLTTATEPPNKQVQEIEEESRVNVEAPSRSSGGGGGGGGWGGWGFSAFSVLSDLQKAAEEISRNAAAAAQTAAKSIVDLKNEDEHGEPSKEKVGDSAEESESEDDNDKLRKSALEKLEKASEDSVFGQGLKVLDTSVENIASGAWKALGSALRGGSDFVHKLENSAANIAETIQHQGIPAAAGSVAPSLLERGKALTTKGMEVLELVGRETMDLLITETGIEVEKTSSESEPQAKEDHLEDDEVTFDRCFYIYGGPEQLEELEALSNHYTLLYNRRKGKLSQDQKSVFDGKLKQVQQIFSLGNAIEENSSKSEKGKKLEVGEEGNDEMKSLYDSSVSKAAEMAAGYGSSIAELAVPEIMQRTVDKLESLHSEGVHRVSEMCYFAVSQLLMLGKSIITNANKVEEEEEDDDEDAIKIQWPEDSVEKAEIIRLKALLMIGYVDALSKSFITGLSDVSKAYQAAMSAAPADSHKSPLQISVQDKANAFSEHLQADQTTAFCKIQDGLQYLSYLVLSTSMPAA comes from the exons AtggaggaagagaagaagcCACTGACGACCGCGACGGAACCTCCTAACAAACAAGttcaagaaattgaagaagaaagcaGAGTAAATGTAGAAGCACCGTCAAGAAGTAgcggaggaggaggaggaggaggaggctGGGGAGGTTGGGGATTCTCAGCGTTTTCTGTTCTCTCAGATCTCCAGAAAGCCGCCGAAGAGATCTCCCGAAAT gctgctgctgctgctcaGACAGCAGCTAAAAGCATTGTAgacttgaaaaatgaagatgagCATGGGGAGCCTTCTAAGGAGAAAGTAGGAGATTCTGCAGAAGAAAGTGAAAGCGAAGACGACAATGATAAGCTACGGAAATCTGCTTTGGAAAAATTAGAGAAGGCTAGCGAGGATTCAGTTTTTGGCCAG GGCTTAAAGGTTCTAGATACTTCTGTGGAGAATATAGCTTCAGGAGCATGGAAAGCCCTGGGAAGTGCATTAAGAGGGGGCAGTGATTTCGTTCACAA GCTTGAGAACTCAGCTGCAAATATTGCAGAAACCATTCAACATCAAGGAATACCAGCAGCAGCTGGTTCTGTTGCACCATCATTGTTGGAG AGAGGGAAAGCTCTCACAACGAAGGGAATGGAAGTTCTTGAGCTCGTTGGAAGGGAAACCATGGATTTACTGATTACAGAGACTGGAATTGAAGTTGAGAAGACCTCTAGTGAGAGCGAACCACAGGCCAAGGAGGATCATTTAGAAGATGATGAAGTGACATTTGATCgatgcttttatatatacgGAGGTCCAGAACAGTTAGAG GAGTTGGAGGCCCTATCCAACCACtatactttattatataacCGAAGGAAAGGAAAACTATCTCAGGACCAGAAGTCTGTATTTGATGGAAAGCTTAAACAGGTCCAACAAATTTTTAGTTTGGGTAATGCAATTGAAGAAAACAGTTCAAAAtcagaaaaaggtaaaaagttGGAAGTTGGGGAAGAGGGAAATGATGAGATGAAAAGTTTATATGATTCTAGTGTCAGCAAGGCTGCTGAAATGGCTGCGGG GTATGGAAGTTCCATAGCCGAACTTGCTGTTCCTGAAATAATGCAGAGGACCGTTGACAAATTAGAATCACTTCATTCAGAAGGAGTCCAT AGGGTCTCagaaatgtgttattttgcGGTGTCTCAATTGCTGATGCTTGGAAAATCCATTATAACAAATGCTAACAAAGtcgaggaggaggaggaggacgACGACGAAGATGCTATAAAAATCCAATGGCCCGAAGATTCTGTTGAAAAAGCTGAAATCATTAGATTAAAGGCTTTATTGATGATAGGATATGTAGATGCACTATCCAAAAGCTTCATTACAG GTCTGTCTGATGTGTCAAAAGCATATCAAGCTGCCATGAGCGCTGCCCCAGCTGATTCTCACAAAAGTCCTCTGCAAATATCAGTACAAGACAAGGCCAATGCCTTCTCCGAGCATCTTCAGGCCGATCAAACCACAGCTTTCTGCAAAATCCAGGATGGGCTTCAATACTTGTCTTATCTTGTTCTCTCAACCTCAATGCCAGCTGCTTAA
- the LOC101210164 gene encoding uncharacterized protein LOC101210164: MNHPNSSYLIHSFSIQTLFSPPPLPPSISHLITFNFLFHSGTIPMATASATLSTAMSSAAPISAGSRRQRQTNAHFISGLNSFSGLKAHNNVVSLGLPVCADQSFAKIVSSLKYPSKGKGKNGGGALSSTCNAAGEIFRIAAIINGLVLIGVAVGFVLLRIEASVEEAE, encoded by the exons ATGAACCACCCAAATTCCTCTTACCTTATCCATTCTTTCTCCATACAAACACTCTTTTCCCCACCCCCACTCCCCCCATCCATTTCTCATCTCAtcactttcaattttctcttccACTCAG GCACCATTCCAATGGCTACAGCCTCCGCTACCCTCTCGACGGCCATGTCCTCCGCCGCCCCCATCTCCGCCGGCTCAAGGCGGCAGAGGCAAACCAATGCCCATTTTATTTCTGGGCTTAACTCCTTTAGTGGCTTGAAAGCTCACAACAATGTCGTCTCCTTAGGCCTTCCCGTTTGTGCTGATCAATCATTTGCAAAAATTGTGAGCTCTTTGAAATACCCATCAAAGGGAAAGGGGAAAAACGGCGGTGGAGCTCTTTCTTCCACTTGTAATGCCGCCGGTGAGATTTTCAGGATTGCTGCCATTATCAATGGCCTGGTTCTTATTGGTGTGGCTGTGGGGTTTGTTCTTCTTCGGATCGAAGCATCTGTGGAGGAGGCAGAGTGA